Genomic DNA from Orcinus orca chromosome 6, mOrcOrc1.1, whole genome shotgun sequence:
TGTGTGTATTGCCTCACTTGATATAATAACCTCATGAGATATAAAGGTAGAGCAAGATAGAGTCCATTTTAAGGATATGGACGTTGAAGCTAAGAATAGCCTCAAAGGATTTCACAATCAAAAAGCATGTTGATAGACAGTCAAATCAGGACTGTCACTTGGTCCCAGTTCAGAGCTGTTTATCCAATAccctttattttcctcataaaaTGATGTTAGTTTACATATGATGTATTTGCATATTATGCATATCATACCTTGCCAATCCTGCAGTGCCTTGTAAGAACCAGAAAATTTCAGAATACTACCTTCTcaaatgtctttctttctctttctggtgaTGTGTTGAATTAATGTTCACATCTAGAATACTATTCTTGGATTTGTAGGGTCACAGGAGCACCATTGCAAGGCTTCCTTTAATTTAAAGAGTCAGGTGCCCCTCTAGTGTCACCGACCCTCAGCTGGGTTCTCCAGGCTGATGAAAAGCCTTCTAAGTCTGACTTAGCCCATCCCTCTTTCCTCATAACATATCCTAAACCTTCAGCACTCTCACTTCCTAGCCCACCATCTTATCATCACTGAAAACAAGCCAGCCTCTTTGTTCATGGAAGGAAGTGTTTCAACTTCCTCCCTGCCCTGAccttttctcccttctcaaaTCTAGCTGAATCTCCTGCATCCAAATTTGTGATGACTCCCTGTGCCTTATATTCCTTTGCTTCCTTACTTTTTAGATGGCTCAGGTCCTCAGAAATACCCTATCTTGCCTATGtcctcagtttctcttttttttctctctcctaacTGTTCTTCCTGTCACCTGGCACTTTTCCTTTAGGGTACGTGTGTGCTCAGGCCTCTTGCaccttccctctgcctcccctcaCCACTCACTGACTTGAGCTATCACAGCTAACCTGCGAAAGAGTAGCCTGCACAGAGCGTCCCCACTTCCTCGGCATCCCATTcactcctggttttcctcctgaCACTCTGAGCAGCACTTAGCAGACGCCTTTGCAGGCTTTCCTtccagaagtttatttttccGGTTTCTCACCATGCATCCCAGTAAATTACTTTCAGTTTTCCCAAACTTCTTTGCTCTCACTTCTGCCTGGaacatctttcttcttcttttccatctttATACTCCTACACTTTTCAAGACTAAGGTGAGCTTCCAGCATCCATGAAGACTTTGCCTAAGCCACCAGAATGAATTTGGttccatttgcattttcttgtgTCATCCTCTGTTTCCCTTTGCTCTTCTACACACATTACACATAATGCATCATTTAATCCCTACAACAACTCTTTGAGGCGAGTACTATTATCCCAgttatacaaatgaaaaaactgaggtccACGTACATTAAGttactttgttatagagcaaTTAAGTGAAAAGTCTagatctgaacccaggcattCCAACTCAAGCCCATATGTTTAACATCTTCTACCCACCCCCTGCACTCTACCTTTAACCTGTGAGCTTGTTGAAtgaacattcatttttttaaatgaataatcttAAAAAACTGATCAGAATTGAGACAGGTTTTTATTTCATAGTATAGATTTTCAAAACTGCCAACACAGCACAAACCTAAATAAGGCCATGACATCCtcagggaagaagagaagaaagaaagtttGAGGAGGGTAATGTAAATAACCAACAAACTTTAGAATTTTGGAAGCTTTTTGACATACATCGCCTTATTTTATCATTCCATGAAATATATTATGACTCCATTTTACACGTGGGGAATCTGAGACTGGGATAACCAGCACCAGGATCCTgggctttatattttatttcttctgaggATTTTCCCCTCAGGTCTGAGCTGATATACATGAgtaaattgggagtttggtagttctttaaaagaaaaactaggaAAGCTTTCATACTATTATTAACTACTTATTTACACAAGATTTCCAGTGGAGTATGGGATCAACTTCCAGAACAAAGGGGCCATACTCAATGATACCATAATCTTTGGGGAACTCAACTGTAAGTGCTGGAGCTAATGCATACATGTCTAAAACCTGCTCTTGAAGAAAGTCAATCTCCATGTCTGTATATAACGCATCCAAGGGATGTTTTTATATGGTTTTATCACCCATTTCCTCTAGTAACCGTCCAATATATTGTATGAGAGTTTAAAGAGTTCCTGATGTAGGAATCTATAGTTGAGTTTTAGAAGAATTTCTGAATTCCCTAAAAGTTATATGTGCCAGTGAacacactttttaaataaaattgcataCTTTATTTTTTGAGGAGAGGATATATAGCTTTCAACAGGTTCTCCAAAGGGCCTACTCTCCCTGCCCTAAGATTAGGAAACATCATTTTAGTGATGAGAACTAATTTTGATATTAGTCCAAAAAGCCGGACATATTACAAGGGAAATCTGTTCCCTCCATCCCATCACCACAACGGctattttcccctcccccatgaTACAATACCTTAAGCtacattaaaagaattttatGTTCTCTACCACAGTTTGAATTTTCCACACCATTGTTGCCCTAATGATTGAGAGGTGCCAGGAGGAAAATATAAATGGCACAGTGATGGATTTTTATAATGGATTTGATACCCCATAAGTGTTTTAATTGGCATCACTTAAAACTTCATGTGTTGCCTAATCTAACAGCAACTGAAAGTACAGTCAGGTATTCTGGGTCTTCAGGAGGAGTcaagtctgtcatacggagtgaagtaagtcagaaagagaaaaaccgaataccgtatgctaaagcatatatatgggatcttaaaaaaggttctgaagaacctaggggcaggaaaggaataaagacacagacgtagagaatggacttgaggacacggggagggggaagggtaagctgggacaaagtgagagagtggcatggacatatatacactaccaaatgtaaaatagatagctagtgggaagcagccgcatagcacagggagatcagctcggtgctttgtgaccacctagaggggcgggatagggagggtgggagggagaagcaagagggaggagatatggggatatatgtatagctgattcactttgttataaagtagaaactaacacaccattgtaaagcaattatactccaataaagatgttaaaaaaaaagagtcaagcaGGTACtgaaacataacttttaaaatagagCTGGGTTATGTAGTAGACAGATGAAGCATGTGATTAAGGCATCTGCAAAGCCTGAGCaacccagtcttttaaaaaagtatatatatgtgtgtgtgtggtgtgtgtgtatatatatatgtatatatatgtgtgtgtgtgtgtgtaataaccACAGGATAAATTAGAAACTTggattttcttttgcttattatCCTCTTCATTCTGTTAAACTTTTCATTAAATATGTCGGCTTTTGGAGGATGTCTATCATTGTTTCGGTGATTAAGGTCTTCTTGCCTTCCCTTTTATATAATATGGATAATTCTACCCGaagcattttcttctttgtgtctcaTAACAGGATTGCAAAAGAATCCTCAAAATGGATAATTTAAGAGCTAACAGGCATTAGCTTAGGATGTGTGACACTGTTCTAAATACTTATGCGTATATCAATTCATTTAAAACTCAGAACAGTCCTGTGAAGTAGGGACGACTCttatccccccccccccgcatttTATAACTAagaaaattttaaggtttttccaGTAGGAAGGAGAGGTGTAGGGGGAGGGACAGAAGCGGCGCCAGGACAGTGTGTGAGCCTGGTCTCTGAATCAACTCTGAATGCAACTCTGCCCCTAGAGCGCTGAGCACTTTTTCTGGTCTAGGAGGAATTATTTATTAAGAACGGAGCCTATCAGCCCAGTGACTCCCTTGCCACTTTCCTATCTGCTTATAGGCAGAAATCTCCACCATCCCTGTTAAATAGACCTCATCTTCTCGGAGCCAGCCCGTATACTAGGCACTAGTACCAGGCATTGTGTAAGCCTCGGAAACGCTCTCTCCCGACATCCGTTTTCatgtgtgtggagggagggaggcacaggCTGGCGGGTGAGCCCACTCTCCAAAATGAACGTTTGAGCTAGAATTTCTGGCATAGCAGAGCCAGCGCGCGATACCCAAGTGCTGAGTGTTGGAGGGGGAGTGTGTCGTCTGAAAGAAGGGAAGGCTCATGGTGGCATGGGTGATATCGATCCTCGGCTCTTACCGCGAGGACAGGCTGGCCGTTTCTTCTGATTAAAAGAGGAAGCAATACTTTGCCTAGGACACCAAACACATTGGTTCGAACTTGGCAGTTAGGAATCCCGTGCAGCTCTCTAATGCCAGGCAGGGTGTACACGCAAGGAATTTCGCTTTGGTGGAACGAACTCGCTCAGAGCTGCGCGTGCGcctctgctgggggtgggggcgcaGCGCTGGGAGGAGGGCGCGGGGGAcgcggggaggggggcaggtgggagggccCTGGGTGCCCTCCAGCCGGGGCTCCGCCGCGCTCCAGGGGCGGACCGCTTCCGGCCGGTGCCCCCAGGCGGGCGGGCGGAGGACTCGTGACTGCGGAGGCATGAAGTGGGGCCCATTCAGAGGTGTCTCATTTGCAGCGCGTTGGGAGCAAAAGGCGCCTCCTGGAAGAACGCGTGGAGGGCGCTCTCCGGGGTGGAAAGAGTCCGCGGGAGGAGTCGAGGAGCGGAGTCTGGGGGCCGCTTCCGCGGGCCctggaggagggaaaaggaggggCGGGCTGCTCCCGGGCGGCCGGGGCGGGCCGCCTGCACTCCAAGGAGGCGGGAGAGGGAGAGTGAGGGAGCGAGGGGCGAGCGTTGGGGAGCAGCATGGAGACCTCGGCTGACTGGCTGGCCACCGCCGCCGCCCGGGGCCGGGCTGACGAGGTGCGAGCGCTGCTCGAGGCGGGGGCGCCGGCCCACGCGCCGAACCGTTACGGTCGGAGCCCGATTCAGGTAGGTCGGCAGGCCTGCCGCGGGAAGGTGGAGGCGGAGCGGGGCGGGGGGATGGCGGGCGACTTAGAAGGACGAGGTTGGCCGGTGGATCGGAACCAGGTAAGCGTTTCTTGGTAAAGGGGAGACTTCCTGGGAAGTTTTCAGACGGAGGTCGGAGTCGGAGACCTCCTCTCGGCGACGCCCAGGGGGCTCAGGAAGCCACCGGAGGACTGAAAGGCACGTGGGGTTCAGATCTCTAGACTGGTATGAAGATCTAGAGGGGAGAGCCTATTTGTGTTCATATAAACCGAGGTATGTTCTTCATCAGATGCGAAATTGACGAACATTTGGGGTAAGAgtttaaagaaatggaagattTGCTGGACCACTTAACCCCGAACTCACTGAATGGGGAATGGAGCTGATCATCTTCTTtgttgggagtggggggagggatttCAGTGGAAATCTCCTGCTGTGTATGTTGGAATAAAGGTCGATTTAAATTTTTCAGAAGTAACTACACatcgtgtttgttttttttaaccgaGTAAGGAAAATATATGCTTGTTAGGAAATAGACATATCTGAAGAAAAACGTTAATGTAACCTTGCCTGAAATAATGCTGTCAATTTAGTTAACCACTTGGGGAGTATCTCCTATCATTTTGGGTATTTTAAACTTACTTGATATAGGTtaatttatttgagagttttcaatTCCTCAgagtttaaaaatgtcatttctcccctccccactctagttttgtgtgtgtgagggtgtgttgagttcgtttttctgttgtttttcgccTTCACTAACTTCCTAAATCTGAGGCTAAAGACACATTCTTCTTGGCAGTCACTACCCTTGTTTTACGCCCAGTTTTGACAATGATTTCtgattctgaaaaacaaaatttatatgaAGCAAATGCACATTGCAAAAACTCCAGCCtaacaagacaaaggaaaagtaaCTCCACTTGAAACTTAACAGATTTCACAAGTGAATCTTCCTTTCCTGAAACTATGCTACACAGGATAAAATTTACACACTTTtagatacagatataaaaataaaactaaaatacctTCAAATTTGAGATTATTTGGGATTTGAAATGTGGAGAGATTTGGGGAGAGAAAGGTTGAATGGTTGTAGAAGAGAAGCATtgagtcctttttaaaaaatgcatgcctGAGTCATAATTAGATATCTCTAAAATTTTGCCAGCACCTTGCAGACTGGGCGTTCAGCCTTCGAGTTCTAGAAGGTGTTAGATGAGACCTTATTgtttaaatacaaaaagaaagttggataattaattttaaatcatttttaaaataggataaAAGCATAAACAAAAGGGGGTATGATTTTAGTTTTGAACCCTAACCAAATTTGTGTTTAATAGAAAAATACttagtttatagaaaaattttaattactaaatTAAATTTAGGTCATCAAGTTAACTTAGGCACCCTATAAATATTAGTTTGTTTGATtaagtttctttttgctttggatTGCTATTGTTTAAGTATTTAAATGTTATGTTACTGTGgcatataataaaacatttaaaaccaaTTTTATGACTAAGATGAAGGACTTTATTTATCCAACCCAACTAATATATTTTCACTTGCATTATATACAGGAATGGAAGTGTACAGACATGTACTAGCTCTGGCACTTGCAGTAGAGCTTCCAAAACATTATGACATCATCCTTGGGTGTGGCCCCTTTGTTTTGCAAATTAACCCATAATCTATTAGAAATCTAATAGTGTAAATaagtagttaataatattgtgacagtttcaccagtttttcttttaaaacaattctttctTCTAATGCACTgcattagtttttctttctttttgtagcTGTAAGTTGGTTCacttatattttctctctgtctttttgaaaattaaatcagTTTCACTTTCTCCAGGACAGGAATCAACAAACATACTGTAACTTGGTATGATTCTGTTACGATTGGTTTGGACAGATTAATTTGTGTTTAATACAGAATGTAACTAAAAATAAGTAATTCCTCTTTATACAGTCACTATGGTCTAGCTAATATAACCAAGTAATGGTTACCCTAAAAAAAGAATAGTCTACCACCACCACGCACCATGTAACACTCAAACTGTAAGGTTGCCGTGATTGTGAACACCATTTCAAAATTCCTCTTTAGTAATGGCTTTGTATCAAAGATTATTTAGGAGCCAAATGAGGTGAGCACCCCCCTACTTAGTGAACTCTCAGAGTGTAATCTTGGAAGGTGTCTGAGTTTCCTAtttctgctataacaaattaccacaaatttagtatCAAcataaatttactattttatgttctggaagtcagaagtctaaaatggatCCACGGGGTTGCACTCCTGTTGGGAGTTCtaaggaagaatccatttccttgtcttttctaaCGTCTAGTGACAGTCAACTTTCCTTGGCTCTTGGCCCCTGCAtcttctctctgacctctgcttccattcTTATATCTTCTCTCTGACTGTGTCCTTTTTATAAGGAAACATGTAATTAAGTTGAGCCCACCCTGACAATACAAGTTAATCTccctcaaaatccttaatttaaccacatctgcaaagtcccctttgccatataaggtaatataTTCACAGCTTTTGAGTGTTAGgaagtggacatctttggggggcatTATTTAGTTTACCAGAAGAAGGAATTTTAGGGCTGGTTAGAcaaactttctcattttattcttaaagaaaTTGAAGTTTAACGTTCAGGGAAACCAAGGGTAGCTTAAAGTTTTGCAAGAATtaagtttttgtcattttttttcatttttgcttttaaacaaTTACCACGTTCTGGGCTTGGATATACAGCAGTGAGCCATAGAAAATCTCCGAGCCTTACATAATTTCATatcaaaatgaggaagaaaatagaGGAGGTTAGGCTGTAGTAAAAGCCAGCTTGTTCCTCACCATTTTGCTGTTGTCTGTGACTCTGGCAGTTTTCTGTGCGTGGCTGGAACCCTGCAGAACGTTGGAGAATATAACAGAATGTGTACAGGAAAATGGAATAGGTAGGAGAACTGGCTAAGCGAGCTGGTAACTGAAAGAAAGTAGTAACTAGACACCTGTGGCTTGTAAGGGCGTCTGCACGGGCTGGGGGCTCCGCAAATAGTTTCTTTAATCCTGCCCTTGTCCCCACCCCGGTCCTGACCGCTCTGCTCTCTCCGGCAGGTCATGATGATGGGCAGCGCCCGCGTGGCCGAGCTGCTGCTGCTCCACGGTGCGGACCCCAACTGCGCGGACCCCGCCACCCTCACCCGACCCGTGCACGACGCCGCCcgggagggcttcctggacaCGTTGGTGGCGCTGCACCGAGCCGGGGCGCGGCTGGACGTGCGCGACGCCTGGGGCCGCCTGCCCGTGGACCTGGCTGAGGAGCGGGGCCACCGCGACGTCGCCCGCTACCTGCGCGCGGCTGCAGGGGGCACCGAAGGCGGGAGCCACGCCCGCGCAGACTCCGCGGAAGGTCCCGCAGGTGAGGTGGCTGATCCACGAGTTTGAACTCAGCTTCCGCAGCCCAGCGCACTCACTTTTCGGAAGAGAAAGTTGGGCCCAGGAGACTAGGGTATTTGGTCCTACCTCAGCTCACCCTGCCAACCCGTGGGACAACTCCAGTCTCCCGATCGCGCTGCCTCGTTAGGACTGCAGACGGGAAATAGCCCAAGATGGACTGTCGCACGTTAAAGCCCATCCCATAAACCGTGCCTCCCATCCCCTAAACACTTGAGAACCAGACGGTGGAAAATTGAGCACTCCGGAGGCTAGAGGTCTAGTGGCCCCTCTTCCTGCAAATTAGCTGGCTAGCAGCATCCTTTCAACGGCCCCCAGTTTCCCCACTAGTTTAACAAGGTCGCTGAACCAACCCTGGAATTTCCAAAGCCAACTGCGCGTGGCATCATCTGGCAGAGATCTATCATTCCCGGCTCTATTGCAAAACTCTGCTAAATCCGACCTTCCGCTCTATGCGGTGGAGTTTTTCAGAGCTCCCCCAGTGGGTTCTGAGGGCGACTGGGATGGAGACCTCGCCAACTCTCGCAGTCTGCACACTGGGATTCGCTGTACTCTCTGAGAAACAGAGACTCTCTTAAGCTTTTCCCTCTCTTAAGCATTCTGTTATGATGGATATGTGgacctccttcccttttcctacGACCACGAGGACTTCTTTTCCCTTggcccatttcccccacctcacTCCTACCTGCTTAAAGTACCAACTTTACTCTGACTTTTTTCTGAAGGGGGAATCattttatctacctatctatctatctacctacctacctacctacctatctatagCAATATATGAAATTACGCGAAAATTTAAGGTAAACCCTGACTTCGAAGAGACTGAAATCTATCGTATTTTGGCTCAGAACTGGGGCACTAGGCTCCCTGTGCCTTAGGCGAGCCTAGGAGGACAGAGTAGAAAGGCTTGCTCTGGACCTTTGGGAGATGTCTTGAGTGCTAGGCCTTGGGTGTGAGAGGCACCCATATCTCCTTTAGCCTGccaccctctctctcctccagctgAAGCTTCCGTATGGAATGCGGCATAGGACTAGGGGCCAATCACAGGGCTGTTGGGCGGAGCAAGAACTGGGAAGAGCTGAAGAGAAGGATTTAGATGATCGAGTTGGGCCACAGGCAAATGAATAATCAAACCTAAGATATTTAACCCAGGTAcacaccatccctccctccttcccttcctccctcccttccttccttcctatttttTAAGTTCCTACTTGCGTGATCAGCCCCGTTCTAGATCAGACACAAAAGTGAATAGGACAAAATGGGAAtcctgccctcatagagcttacattctgggAAGTAGATTTTTAAGCAATATAACTGTATTTCGAAGAGTGAGTTTGTAAAACCGATGTGGTGGATAAGAGTGAAGTGTGAATAGGCGGGGAGACTATCTTAAGAGTGGTCAGAGAACCTGAGTCATGAGAAGAGATTAGCCACGGGAGGCAGAGAAACTCGAGTGCAAAAACTTACATGAAAAAGAGCGTGACAGTTTAAGAGGACCCAAAGGCCAGCTGGAGCGAGTACACGAGATCAAAGAGGAGGGCAGAGGCCAGATAACGTAGTAGTGGCCCtgtaagtcaaaaaaaaaaaaaaggatgttaggTCAAAACATGGATTTTGTTCTAGAAACGTTAGGAAGCCATTAGCAGGTTTGGGAGATAGGGTCTGGGAAAGAAGATACGACTGGAACGAAAGGTTCTCACACTGCGGAGCGCCCCTGAGACTGAGGTGCTCTCTGGTTATGCGAGTTCGCCGAATCGCTGTGCGTCAGGTGCAAGAGATACCTGGGGACGTTCGAAGGGCAAAGCGACCCCTTCACCTCCAGTCGCCTGGCATTATGTGTGGCAAACAACTTGGCACTCGTTATAGACCTGCTTGGTTCTCGCAACCCCGCAAGTTGCGCGGctgctctctccctgccctcgTCGGGCGCGTCCCGAGAGCGGGAGCGGCCTGGCGAGCCCGGAACAGCCCGGCGGGTCAAGCGGACGCGCTGCGAGATCGGGAAGGCTCGAGAGTGCGGCGGCGGCTGGGAGGGTCCAGACTCCCTAGACAGACGCTGGGCTGAGGGTTGGTGGATGTTAAGAAGCTGTGTCTGCATAGCCAGTGGGGGGTTGCGATAGAGGAGGGAGGGGTCGCACGTCTTTGACTTCTGGTttctaatgtcttttttctttctgccgTCTACAGACAATCCCGCCCTAAAGAATCCTTGAAATCTAGAGACACTTCGACTACGTATTTGATCTTCAGTCGTCGAAGTTTGAATACAAGAACTACCCCCACCGTATCTGTCTTCCCTGCGTAGTTCCAATTCATCAAATaacgctttttaaaaattggaactgcctcccccttccttcccttaaattttgctataaaattaaaaaaaaaaacaaaacccgacACTGTTCTTGTCTTTTCATCGTGTTGGAGTTTTCGGGAGTCAGTACTCAGGCTCTGGGAACACATCTAAGCGGGCACTTCCTCTTTCGAGCCTCGCACCCGCCAGGCGCTGAGGATATTACAGCCATTTTGTGAACTAGGAAAACGAAGCTTAAATGGATTATGTGACGCTTCTTGTGTCAAACTGCCCGCAAGGGGCAGAGCCAAGgcgcaaaaaattttaaaacaaatagggTTCTTTCCGTTCACtcagtcaacatttattgagcacctattatggcACCTTACCAGGGGTATagttgggggggcggggggaacagATGTTCCTGGACAGGGCTAGGGACATCAACTAAAAAGCACACAACACATAACTAGAAATTTTAAGGCCTATTTCATTGAATCGCCGATACAGCATTGTTTCTGAGACTCACCATCGTTTCACATACCTCTTAGAAAGAAAAACGCTGCAGGTAAGAGTGCATACCATAGGTTGATAAGACACATTCGGATTTCAGATAATGAAATGTCAAAAGCTGGGACTTTAGATCGATGAAAAGGGGTAAAAAGTGATAAATGGAAACTCCAGGGAGACCTCAGATTGAGACTTCCCTTACTTACCTGGCTCCAGAATCCGAGCCCCGTAAGTAAGGTTTTGGGTATTTTGCACAAAGCGTCACAGCCAATAATAGGTGGCGGAGCCTGCAGAACGTGACCCACAACCACGCGCAGAGTTCTGCATCCCGCTGGGGCCTGCGTGAGCTGGTCCTCCAGGCCGGCCCAGCGCCCCGGAATTCGACAGCGGCGGGCTGTGAGATTGTGGCTCTGAATGCCACCCAAGACAAAAGCAGCTCCGCGCTTCTTTGCCAGAGCAGGGATGTTGCAAGAACGTAGCTCCAACTTCAGCTGGGGCTGCCTCAGTCTCCGTTGCTTATtgaagtgaaattcacataagATTAACAATTTTAAAGGGTGTAATTCAATGGCATTAGTAcactcacaatgttgtgcaaccatcgccatttatctagttccaaaacattttcatcatccccaaaggcgaccccatacccattaagcaTATTCATTAGATCCTCCCtgtccccagaccctggcaaccactaatctattgtctctatggatttacctattctggacacttgatggtaagtggaatcatacaatatgttgccttttgtgtctgtcttctttcacttagcatacttttttttgaggtctatccatgttgtagcatgtagcaCTCCTTcttatggccgaataatattccattgtttatcttGTCATCTGGTAATgaacgtttgggttgtttctaccttttggcttttgtgaatagtgctgtgaaCGTTTGTATACCAGTATTTTTTTGGATACTTGTTTTCAATTTcgggggtatatacctaggagtggaattgctaggtcatataataataatttaaactttttgtggaactgccaaactgttttccacagcagctgcactattaaacattcctaccagcaatgtacaagaaTTGCAATATCTCCACATCCTTAatagcacttgttattttctgttgttgttgttgttttttagaagccatcctagtgagtatgaagtggtaactcattgtgggtttgatttacatttccttaatgactacagatgttgagtatcttttcctgtgtttattggtaatttgtatattttcttaggagaaatgtgTCTCCACgtcctttgtccatttaaaaactgggttgcttttctttttgctgttaagTTGTATGAAAtctttgtatattatagataCTAgatccttatcaaatatatgattcataaatattttctttcattgtatCTGCTGTAATTTCACTTTACTGATAGtgtcctttttatttaaaaaatatttatttattggtcgTGCCAGGTCTTAATTGCTGCAggggggctccttagttgtagcagtcctcttagttgcagcaagggGGCTCCTTacttgcggcacatgggctccttagttgtgtcatgcaaactcttagttgaggtatgcatgtgggatctagttccctgaccagtgatcaaaccccggtcccccagcattgggagcgcagagtcttatccactgcaccaccagggaagtcccgagagtgTCCTTTTATGCACAAAAgattttagttttgatgaagcctaattaattttgttttttttgtttgttgcttatgcttttggtgtcatatccaagactCCAttaccaaacccaaggtcacaaagatttacctctatgttttatttatttttaactttgtattttatattggagtagagttgattaacaattttgtgttagtttcaggtgtacagcaaagtgattcagttatacatatacatgtatctattctttttcaaattcttttcctgtttaggttgttacataatattgagcagagttccctttgc
This window encodes:
- the LOC101276268 gene encoding cyclin-dependent kinase inhibitor 2A isoform X2, with the translated sequence MAGDLEGRGWPVDRNQVMMMGSARVAELLLLHGADPNCADPATLTRPVHDAAREGFLDTLVALHRAGARLDVRDAWGRLPVDLAEERGHRDVARYLRAAAGGTEGGSHARADSAEGPADNPALKNP
- the LOC101276268 gene encoding cyclin-dependent kinase inhibitor 2A isoform X1; amino-acid sequence: METSADWLATAAARGRADEVRALLEAGAPAHAPNRYGRSPIQVMMMGSARVAELLLLHGADPNCADPATLTRPVHDAAREGFLDTLVALHRAGARLDVRDAWGRLPVDLAEERGHRDVARYLRAAAGGTEGGSHARADSAEGPADNPALKNP
- the LOC101276268 gene encoding cyclin-dependent kinase inhibitor 2A isoform X3, with protein sequence MMMGSARVAELLLLHGADPNCADPATLTRPVHDAAREGFLDTLVALHRAGARLDVRDAWGRLPVDLAEERGHRDVARYLRAAAGGTEGGSHARADSAEGPADNPALKNP